The Balneola sp. genomic sequence GATATCACTTCAAAAAAGAATCCCCATGAAATACCTACTTCTTCCACTACTATTGGTATTGATCCTATACTCATTAAATCCGGAAAACAGGTTATTCTACTTGATACCGGTCTTGGGTGGGGTCTTGATTCCAAAAGTAACTATGGAGACACCTCCAACCTAAAAACCAATCTTGATATTTTTGGGTTAACTCCTGAAGATGTAACTCATGTGGTACTCACTCACCTACATTTTGATCATGCGGCTGGTTCTACCTATGTTGATCATGAAGCCACTACCCGTCTTACCATGCCTAATGCTAATTACTTTGTACAGAAGCTAGAATGGCATTATGCGATACAACGCGTGGGAGAAGAAAATCCAGTAAAAGGTGGGGATTATATGATGGATGAACTCTACAAACTCCACGCCGAGGAAAAGCTTGTGTTAATTACAGACACCTATTTTGAACTGATTCCAGGAGTTACTTTGATTAAAACTGGCGGCCATACTCCCGGCCATCAAATTGTAAAGATTCAGAGTGAGGGAGATACCGCCTATTATTTAGGGGATTTGGTTCCTTCTGAATACCATCTGAATCATTATGCAATGAAGCAGATGGATATTGACCCTATTCAGTCAAAAAAGGCAAAAACCTTGATTCTTAGACAAGCGCTGAAAGAAAAAGCCACACTACTCTTCTATCACTCCATTCACACAAAATCAGGGAAATTGGTACAGGACGAAGATAAGAAGTATGCACTAATTGAGGCAACCTGATGAATACCAGATTCTTGATCCTTTCATGTATTATTATCGTTTCATGTGCTCCACCTTCTACAAAGGAATTTGCTCCTACTGATCCCTCTCTAGAATATCTCCCATACAAACCCACTGGAGCTGAATTCGTTGTTTCCAGAGCAGAGTATGAGGACAAACTTTATGGGTTTTGGCTTGGGCAATGCATTGCCAACTGGACCGGCCTTGTTACCGAAATGGACAAAATTGGAAGTATCGGTGATATAAGAACCGGTGATTTTTATACCCGCGAGGATTGGGGTAAACCCGATCAACCTAATATATGGTCAGAAGGAGAATCCAGTCCCCTATCTCCAACCATTGATTTTGTATTTGAAGACTCTTCAGGAGTATGGGGAGCAGATGACGATACTGATATTGAGTATATGTACCAGCATCTTCTGTTTGAAAACCAGACCAGCCTTTTAACAGGAGAACAGATACGAGATGGGTGGCTTAATCATATACATGAGGAAGAGGAAAATTATCTGTGGGTTTCAAATCAAACTGCTTTCGACTTAATGGGAGAAGGAACAACACCACCTGAAACGAGTAATCCGGATTTAAATCCTCACTATGAAATGATTGATGCCCAACTTACTACTGAGATCTTTGGGCTCTTCTCACCTGCAAGACCGGATTTTGCGAGAGAAATGGCAACACTTCCTATTCAAACGACAGCCAGAGAAGAAGCAGAATGGATTTCAATGTTTTATGTGAATATGTATGCTCAAGCGATTCATATTGATTCCATCAATCAAATTAAGCAGAAACTTTTCCGAAATGCTGAATATGCGAAAAGTGCTTTCCCTGAAGACTCTTACCCTGCAAAGATGTATGATTTCGTTAAATCCCGATATGAAGCGGGAATTCCATGGGAACAAACGCGTGATGAAATCTACCAGCGCTATCAGGTTGAAGAACAGGATGGATATGATATCACTTCTCAAAATCTATATTGTAATGGTTGCTTTGCTGCAGGTATAAACTTTGCCGCCAGTTTAGTGAGTCTCTTTTATGGAGAAGGAGATTTGATAGAAACTATTAAAATCGGTGCACTCGCCGGTTGGGATTCGGATAATCCTACTGCCACCTGGGGTGGAATGCTGGGTTTTATCTATGGAAAGGAAGAAATCGAAAGGGCATTCAACCGCGAATTTTCGCAAACCTTTTATATACATCGAACCCGGAAAGGATTTCCAAATGATGGCTATGATTCTTTTTCTAATATGGCTAGAAAAGGACTATTTATTACTGATCGGGTTATCCAAGAGGATCTTGGTGGTGGTGTAGATTTAGAAAAGAATGTTTGGTATATCCCGGTCTCTAACTAGCCAAGTTCCAAGTATGAAGAAACTCATTCTAATAATCTTATTTGTCGCGATTATAACACCAGCTCTTGCAGCTCAAGAAAGTGACAAACCACTAAGAGTAGGTGTAGTTGGCCTCACCCACACTCATGTGCACTGGATTTTGGGTAGACCCAACCTTGGAGATATCGAAATTGTGGGAATTGTAGAGCCTAACAGGGATCTGGCTCAACGATATTCGGATCAACATGGCTACTCCATGGAGATAGTTTTTGACACCATGGAAGAAATGTTTGAGACTACTGCCCCTGAAGCAGTAACCGCATTTGGTACTATTTACGAACATCTGGAAGTAGTACAAGAGGCGGCTCCTCGAGGTATTCATGTTATGGTTGAAAAGCCCCTGGCAGTAAGCCTTGATCATGCTAAGCAAATGAAGGCTCTGGCAGATGAACATGACATCCATTTACTAACCAATTATGAGACTACCTGGTATCCTACCAATCATAAAGTCTTTGAAATGACGCAAAAAGGAGAGTTAGGAGATTTAAGGAAGGTAATTGTAAATGATGGGCATCAAGGTCCCGTTGAAATTGGCGTTAATGAGGAATTCCTCGAATGGCTCACCGATCCTATACAAAACGGAGCCGGAGCTTTGACTGATTTTGGATGCTACGGAGCTAATCTTATCACCTGGTTAAAAAAAGGTGAACGGCCTGAGTCGGTATTTGCAGTCACTCAAACCATCAAGCCAGATATTTACCCGAATGTGGATGATGAAGCTACAATCATACTTACTTACCCCGATATGCAGGGCATCATTCAGGCAAGCTGGAACTGGCCTGTATCAAGAAAGGATATGGAGGTGTATGGAAAAACTGGTTTCGCTATCGCGGAGAATAGAAATAATATGAGATACCAGTTTTCGGAAGATGATCCACTTGTAAGAGATCAGTTACCTGAACTTGAATATCCCTTTAATGATCCATTTGCGATTTTTGCAGCCGTAATACGAGGAGAATTAGAGCTCCCCTCCTACGATCTTTCCTCACTTGAAAACAATATGATTGTAATGGAAATTTTGGATGCTGCTATACGAAGTGCTGAGAGCGGAACTAGAATTTATTTGGATTAACGATCTATGAGTTCCTGAAAATGATAGATGAGAATAAATGCATACAGGAAATTTCTAAAGGGAATGAGAAAGCATTAAAAGACCTGTATGACCTTTATTCTCAAAAAGTATACAACACCATTTTAAGTTATACCAAGAACGAGGAAGATGCCCAGGAGCTTCTTCAGGATGTTTTTGTAACGGTGTATAATTCCGCTGGATCTTTCAAATTCAATTCTTCGGTGAGTACCTGGATTTACAGGATATCAATTAACAAGTCCATCGATTTTATCCGAAAAAAAGATACCAGGAATAGAAAAGGACTTTTATCTCTGTTTAAACCTGGTAGCACTCAAATTGAGCATGATGTTGAGGATTTTGCACATCCCGGAGTTCGAATGGAGCAGAAAGAAGACGCGAAACTTCTGTTTAAAGTAATTGATGAGCTATCCGAAAATCAGAAAACAGCATTTATTTTAACTCAGGTTGAAGGCTTATCTCAGCAGGAAACGGCTGATATTATGGAGATTACCAGAAAAGCAGTCGAGTCTTTAGTCCAACGAGCTAAAGCGAACTTGAGAAAAAGTTTAGAAAAATATTTTCCCAACCGAGGGGATTCACAAAAAAATACGACCAAATAGCTATGGAACAGTGGAAAGATAAAATCTTAGCAAGTGCCAACGGAATACAGAAAGCAACTCCACCTGAGGATGCGTTTAGTAAAATCCTCGATAAAATTGATCAGGATCGGGCTGAAGTCAGGATCTCGAAAGTTCAATTAGTTGCCGCTGCTGCAATACTTCTTATAACCATGTGTGTAAATATACTTTTGATTAGCAGTCAGTTTAATTCAGAAGAACCCACGGAATCTACGGCTGAATATTCCGAAATCATCTCTTCTTATAATCTTTACTAGCATGAAGAAAAGTACCTTTTTTATAATTGCAGCAATTATCCTTTTTATCCTCAATGGGATACTCATTGCCTTAGTCCTTCAGAAACCTGCATATCCCATCCCTCAAGAAGCTAAACAAGGAGAATTGAAACTCAGGATTGGTGAACAACTAAATTTATCCGAACAACAAGTTCAGGACCATCGACGCTTAGCTGATGAACATTTTAGGGGCATGAGAAGGCTCACAGAACAGCAAAAAAGATTAGCCCGAGATTATTTTTCATCACTCTCACGCATTGATGCAAACTCGTCAGATACGAGCGATGTATTAGATGAAATTAGTGAGCTTGAAGCTCAGAAAATCCAGCTAACCTATGAGCATTTAAATGATATCAAGTCACTGTTGGATGAGGATCAACTTCCTCTTTTCGATTCGATCCTTGATGAAATCCTTAAAGTAATGCTCAACGATCAAAAAAATGCCCCCCCTCCCCCTCGCCAGCCAAGGGATCGTTAAAAACATCTCGTCTATAGCAGTACACTACTTAATTAATCTGCTATAGGCATGAATATTTTTAAGATTTTCTTATCAACCCTCACAACAGTCGGATTGCTTTCATTCATATATGCTTCCAATTCGATCAATAAACTGGAGAGTGGCACAGATTCTGAACTCAGTCCTGCATTTTCAGAATTTGATTCAGAGAATATTTCCATTGTTTTAGATGGTAACCGTGTAATTATCGAAACCAATGGACTCCCCAATCATGCCTCTCCCTATTGGTCAAATTCAGAGGGAAGAACTGCTGTCGCTCCTGGTGGTAGAACATTAACAACACAAGCGTCAGAAGAAGATCATCCTCTGTTTGTAGAACCAACGGTAACTTCATTCCGAACGATGGCCCCAGGCAATATTGATGATTTTAATGGATCCTATACCCTGACAGTTTCAACTAATCCGGTAAAAGCTTCTAGATCTTCCGCTACTGGAATGGGACCAATCGGGATAGCTGTAAGCGGAGCTATGATTTATAATGATCGTGAGGGGCCTAATCGCCCGCTTGACCACGCTATCAATTCTCTGGATTTCAATGGTGCGCATACCGGACCTCAAAGTTATCATTACCACTTAGAGCCAAAAGCGTGGTCAGAAGATGATGAGAAACTAATTGGGATTATGGCTGATGGGTTCTTCTTATATGGTCGCAGAGACTATGATGGTACTTATCCCACTGATCTTGATGAATCAGGTGGTCATTTTGGACCAACTCCCCATAACCCTGATGGAGAATATCATTACCACATTCAAAATGAACTGTACCTAAATCAGTATCACATCTTATTTCCGGGAGTCTTCCAGGGAACGGCCAGCAGAATCCATTAAACTTTTCCCGAGGGATAACAAGAAAACCTTCGTCAATACAAGTGAACTCAGAATAAACCCAAAGAAAATGAAACGAAACAGAAATCTCTTTTTGGCTATTATGCTTCCAGGGATACTTCTAGTTGGATGCTCTACTGACTCTGATTCTGATGAGGAAATAGAGGATTCAATCACCTACGAATTACCAGCAGCATTCTCAGCATTCTCAACCGATAACGTAACTGCTATAATTGACGGTAGCGAGGTTGTCATCGAGACCAACGGGCTTCCAAATCATACTTCTCCATATTGGTCTCAGGATCATGAACTTTTTGTTGAGCCTACCGTTACCTCATTTGATCAAATGGCTCCTGGAACCATAGATCAATTCAATGGTAGTTATACACTTCGAGTACCTGTTAACCCAACCAAAGCAGCTAACTCTACATCTACAGGCCTGGGAGCAATTGGGATCGCAGTAAGTGGAGCAGTTATATATAACGATCAGGAAGGCCCTAATGTCCCACTAGATGATGCCGTGGTATCACTTGATTATACAGCCGCCCATACAGGACCTCAAAGTTACCACTATCATCTTGAACCTAAAGCGTGGTCGGATGATGATGACGAGCTTATTGGCATCATCGCTGACGGTTTCCTTTTATATGGTCGCATTTGCCCTTCTACAGAAACTTACCCAACTGACCTAGATGAATCTGGTGGGCATACAAGCATAACAAAATATGATTCTGAAAATGAATCTTACCATTACCATATTCTAAATGAGCTGTACTTAAATCAGTACTACATTTTATTCCCAGGAGACTATCAAGGAACCGCAAATGCAATCAACTAGTATATATATTATTCTCCTACTTTGTTCTTTACTTGCATCTTCGGATGCAGGTAAAGATTCCTTTACTATCGAAGTAGTGAAGGATCAGCTTACCCTGAACCCGAATGAAGGAATCTTCTATTATAATGAAGAACCTTATACAGGAGTGGCTGTCGAGTATTTTCCCAATACGCAAATTGCTGAATCGATAACCTATCAGGACGGCAAAAGGAATGGTCTTCGACAAAAATGGTATGAACATGGAGCTCTGAGTTTTGAAGCAAACTATATCGAGAATAAGCTGCACGGACAGATAAGCACCTGGTGGTCGAATGGTGTATTGCGCAGCCAGGCTAACTATGAGCTGGGTGTATTAAATGGCATTGCAGAACAATGGTATGAAAGTGGTGCCTTATTCAAAAGGATGAATCTAGTTAATGGAAAAGAAGAAGGTATGCAACAAGCCTGGAGAGAAAATGGGAAGCTTTATACAAACTATGAAGCAAAAAATGGGAGGATCTTTGGCTTAAAGCGCGCCAATCTTTGTTTTGAACTAGAAAATGAAATTGTACAGATCAATGAAGAACTTTAGCCTACTAGCTATACTCTTATTTCTTGTAGCATGTAAGTCAGAAT encodes the following:
- a CDS encoding RNA polymerase sigma factor: MIDENKCIQEISKGNEKALKDLYDLYSQKVYNTILSYTKNEEDAQELLQDVFVTVYNSAGSFKFNSSVSTWIYRISINKSIDFIRKKDTRNRKGLLSLFKPGSTQIEHDVEDFAHPGVRMEQKEDAKLLFKVIDELSENQKTAFILTQVEGLSQQETADIMEITRKAVESLVQRAKANLRKSLEKYFPNRGDSQKNTTK
- a CDS encoding YHYH protein; the encoded protein is MNIFKIFLSTLTTVGLLSFIYASNSINKLESGTDSELSPAFSEFDSENISIVLDGNRVIIETNGLPNHASPYWSNSEGRTAVAPGGRTLTTQASEEDHPLFVEPTVTSFRTMAPGNIDDFNGSYTLTVSTNPVKASRSSATGMGPIGIAVSGAMIYNDREGPNRPLDHAINSLDFNGAHTGPQSYHYHLEPKAWSEDDEKLIGIMADGFFLYGRRDYDGTYPTDLDESGGHFGPTPHNPDGEYHYHIQNELYLNQYHILFPGVFQGTASRIH
- a CDS encoding gfo/Idh/MocA family oxidoreductase — translated: MKKLILIILFVAIITPALAAQESDKPLRVGVVGLTHTHVHWILGRPNLGDIEIVGIVEPNRDLAQRYSDQHGYSMEIVFDTMEEMFETTAPEAVTAFGTIYEHLEVVQEAAPRGIHVMVEKPLAVSLDHAKQMKALADEHDIHLLTNYETTWYPTNHKVFEMTQKGELGDLRKVIVNDGHQGPVEIGVNEEFLEWLTDPIQNGAGALTDFGCYGANLITWLKKGERPESVFAVTQTIKPDIYPNVDDEATIILTYPDMQGIIQASWNWPVSRKDMEVYGKTGFAIAENRNNMRYQFSEDDPLVRDQLPELEYPFNDPFAIFAAVIRGELELPSYDLSSLENNMIVMEILDAAIRSAESGTRIYLD
- a CDS encoding MBL fold metallo-hydrolase; the protein is MNIGQFEVEQLSEGIFEVYNDGTFIKVNAEDITSKKNPHEIPTSSTTIGIDPILIKSGKQVILLDTGLGWGLDSKSNYGDTSNLKTNLDIFGLTPEDVTHVVLTHLHFDHAAGSTYVDHEATTRLTMPNANYFVQKLEWHYAIQRVGEENPVKGGDYMMDELYKLHAEEKLVLITDTYFELIPGVTLIKTGGHTPGHQIVKIQSEGDTAYYLGDLVPSEYHLNHYAMKQMDIDPIQSKKAKTLILRQALKEKATLLFYHSIHTKSGKLVQDEDKKYALIEAT
- a CDS encoding YHYH protein; translated protein: MKRNRNLFLAIMLPGILLVGCSTDSDSDEEIEDSITYELPAAFSAFSTDNVTAIIDGSEVVIETNGLPNHTSPYWSQDHELFVEPTVTSFDQMAPGTIDQFNGSYTLRVPVNPTKAANSTSTGLGAIGIAVSGAVIYNDQEGPNVPLDDAVVSLDYTAAHTGPQSYHYHLEPKAWSDDDDELIGIIADGFLLYGRICPSTETYPTDLDESGGHTSITKYDSENESYHYHILNELYLNQYYILFPGDYQGTANAIN
- a CDS encoding toxin-antitoxin system YwqK family antitoxin, yielding MQSTSIYIILLLCSLLASSDAGKDSFTIEVVKDQLTLNPNEGIFYYNEEPYTGVAVEYFPNTQIAESITYQDGKRNGLRQKWYEHGALSFEANYIENKLHGQISTWWSNGVLRSQANYELGVLNGIAEQWYESGALFKRMNLVNGKEEGMQQAWRENGKLYTNYEAKNGRIFGLKRANLCFELENEIVQINEEL
- a CDS encoding ADP-ribosylglycohydrolase family protein; amino-acid sequence: MNTRFLILSCIIIVSCAPPSTKEFAPTDPSLEYLPYKPTGAEFVVSRAEYEDKLYGFWLGQCIANWTGLVTEMDKIGSIGDIRTGDFYTREDWGKPDQPNIWSEGESSPLSPTIDFVFEDSSGVWGADDDTDIEYMYQHLLFENQTSLLTGEQIRDGWLNHIHEEEENYLWVSNQTAFDLMGEGTTPPETSNPDLNPHYEMIDAQLTTEIFGLFSPARPDFAREMATLPIQTTAREEAEWISMFYVNMYAQAIHIDSINQIKQKLFRNAEYAKSAFPEDSYPAKMYDFVKSRYEAGIPWEQTRDEIYQRYQVEEQDGYDITSQNLYCNGCFAAGINFAASLVSLFYGEGDLIETIKIGALAGWDSDNPTATWGGMLGFIYGKEEIERAFNREFSQTFYIHRTRKGFPNDGYDSFSNMARKGLFITDRVIQEDLGGGVDLEKNVWYIPVSN